A window of Bos taurus isolate L1 Dominette 01449 registration number 42190680 breed Hereford chromosome 8, ARS-UCD2.0, whole genome shotgun sequence contains these coding sequences:
- the CREB3 gene encoding cyclic AMP-responsive element-binding protein 3, which translates to MELALDPGDHDLLGFLLEESGGLGAAPDEALTSPPDWELPLSESLSDWDVEDFLSCLPSPPAVLNVFSNSDPCLVQHDHTYSLSQEHVSIDLDNESYEKERAQMTPLRVEEPADQEIARLILTEEEKRLLEKEGLTLPGMLPLTKMEEQVLKRVRRKIRNKKSAQESRRKKKVYVGGLESRVLKYTAQNLELQNKVQLLEEQNLSLLDQLRRLQAMVIQTANKASSSSTCVLVLLFSFCLLLVPAMYSSDTRGSLPAEHRVLSRQLRALPSEDPPQLEPPALQSEVPKDSLNPELQAASNSCCLFHLMPQAPRAEPPLQLPLPDGFSGCSCPDSISPLHANLTREEGWLPTPSPTSVILQGRYSG; encoded by the exons ATGGAGCTGGCGTTGGACCCGGGTGACCACGACCTGCTAGGCTTTCTGCTAGAAGAAAGCGGTGGTTTGGGTGCGGCGCCCGACGAGGCCTTGACGTCTCCGCCGGATTGGGAGCTGCCACTTTCTGAG TCTCTGAGCGACTGGGACGTGGAGGATTTCCTGAGCTGCCTGCCGAGTCCCCCAGCAGTGTTGAACGTTTTCAGCAACTCTGACCCCTGTCTTGTCCAGCATGACCACACCTATTCTCTGTCACAAGAGCATGTCTCCATCGATCTCG ATAATGAGAGCTATGAAAAAGAGAGGGCTCAGATGACTCCACTGCGTGTGGAGGAGCCGGCAGATCAG GAGATTGCTAGGCTGATACTGACTGAGGAGGAGAAAAGGCTGTTGGAGAAGGAGGGGCTTACTTTGCCTGGGATGCTTCCGCTCACTAAG ATGGAGGAACAAGTTCTGAAACGGGTGCGGAGGAAGATTCGAAACAAAAAGTCTGCTCAAGAGAGCCGCAGGAAGAAGAAGGTGTATGTGGGGGGTTTAGAAAGCAG GGTCCTGAAATACACAGCCCAGAATCTGGAGCTACAGAACAAAGTACAGCTCCTGGAGGAACAGAATCT GTCCCTTTTGGATCAGCTGAGGAGACTCCAGGCCATGGTGATTCAGACAGCAAACaaagccagcagcagcagcacctgtgtCTTG GTTCTACTGTTCTCCTTCTGTCTCCTCCTCGTACCTGCTATGTACTCCTCGGACACAAGGGGGAGCCTGCCGGCTGAGCACAGAG TGTTGTCCCGTCAGCTTCGTGCCCTCCCCAGCGAGGACCCCCCGCAGCTGGAGCCACCTGCCCTGCAGTCAGAGGTACCAAAGGACAGCTTGAACCCTGAGCTCCAGGCTGCTAGCAACTCTTGCTGCCTCTTCCATCTCATGCCCCAGGCTCCTAGAGCAGAGCCTCCCCTGCAATTGCCACTGCCTGATGGTTTCTCAGGGTGCTCCTGCCCAGATTCCATATCTCCCCTGCATGCAAATCTCACAAGAGAGGAAGGATGGCTCCCTACTCCCAGCCCCACATCTGTTATCTTGCAGGGCAGATACTCAGGCTAG
- the GBA2 gene encoding non-lysosomal glucosylceramidase isoform X1 encodes MGTGVPASEQTSCAKGDPQASCPENGTEAVQVTDCPIPEDSPPQHEQGYSSAEDSGQLMASYEGKAKGYQVPPFGWRICLAHEFAEKRKPFNANDISLSNLIKHLGMGLRYLQWWYRKTQVEKKKPFIDLINSVPLRQIYGCPLGGIGGGTITRGWRGQFCRWQLNPGMYQHQTVIANQFTVCLRRRGQTVYQQVLSVERPSVLCSWNWGLCGYFAFYHALYPRAWTVYQLPGQNVTLTCRQITPILPHDYQDSSLPVGVFVWDVENEGDEALEVSIMFSMRNGLGGEDDAPGGLWNEPFCLEHDGETVQGLLLHHPTPPNPYTMAVAARLSADTTVTHLTAFDPDSAGQQVWQDLLLDGQLDSLAGKSLPSQKGVGIAGAVCVSGKLPPRGRHRLEFSLAWDMPRIMFGAKGQVYYRRYTRFFGPDGDAAPALSHYALRHYADWEEKISAWQSPVLEDRSLPAWYKSALFNELYFLADGGTVWLEVPEDSLPEELVGSMGQLRPLLQEYGRFAYLEGQEYRMYNTYDVHFYASFALIMLWPKLELSLQYDMALATLREDLTQRRFLMSGVTAPVKRRNVIPHDVGDPDDEPWLRVNAYEIHDTGDWKDLNLKFVLQVYRDYYLTGDQCFLRDMWPVCLAVMESEMKFDKDHDGLIENGGYADQTYDGWVTTGPSAYCGGLWLAAVAVMVQMAALCGAQEAQNKFSSILSRGQEAYDRLLWNGRYYNYDCSSQPQSCSIMSDQCAGQWFLRASGLGEGDSEVFPTQQVVRALQTIFEFNVQAFAGGAMGAVNGMQPCGVPDTSSVQSDEVWVGVVYGLAATMIQEGLTREGFRTAEGCYRTVWERLGLAFQTPEAYCQRRVFRSLAYMRPLSIWAMQLALQQQQQHKKASGPISKRGTGLCTRPKRGPKEAMANPSPE; translated from the exons ATGGGAACCGGAGTCCCAGCCTCGGAGCAGACCAGCTGTGCCAAAGGGGATCCACAGGCTTCTTGCCCTGAAAATGGCACGGAGGCTGTGCAGGTTACAGACTGTCCAATCCCTGAGGACAGTCCACCCCAGCATGAACAGGGTTACAGCAGTGCGGAGGACTCCGGGCAGCTGATGGCTTCCTACGAGGGGAAAGCTAAGGGCTACCAGGTGCCTCCCTTTGGCTGGCGCATCTGCCTGGCTCACGAGTTTGCAGAGAAGAGGAAACCCTTTAATGCCAATGACATCTCGCTGAGCAACCTGATAAAGCACTTGGGCATGGGCTTGAG GTACTTGCAGTGGTGGTACCGTAAGACCCAGGTGGAAAAGAAGAAACCTTTCATCGACCTCATCAACTCTGTGCCCCTGAGACAGATCTACG GTTGTCCCTTGGGTGGCATTGGGGGAGGCACTATCACCAGAGGCTGGAGAGGCCAGTTCTGTCGTTGGCAGCTTAATCCTGGAATGTACCAGCACCAGACAGTCATCGCTAACCAA TTCACAGTGTGTTTGCGCCGGAGAGGACAGACGGTGTACCAGCAAGTCCTGTCGGTGGAGCGCCCGAGTGTCCTGTGCAGCTGGAACTGGGGTCTATGTGGGTACTTTGCATTCTACCACGCCCTCTATCCCAGAGCCTGGACTGTCTATCAGCTTCCTGGCCAGAACGTCACCCTCACCTGCCGCCAGATCACACCCATCTTACCCCATGACTACCAG GACAGCAGCCTGCCTGTAGGAGTCTTTGTGTGGGATGTGGAAAATGAAGGGGATGAAGCCCTGGAAGTGTCCATCATGTTCTCTATGCGGAACGGACTTGGTGGTGAAGACGACGCCCCCGGGGGGTTGTGGAATGAGCCCTTCTGTCTGGAGCATGATGGGGAGACTGTTCAGGGGCTGCTGCTGCATCATCCAACCCCCCCGAATCCCTACACCATGGCTGTGGCTGCGCGACTCTCG GCAGACACAACGGTAACCCACCTTACAGCCTTTGACCCTGACAGCGCCGGGCAGCAGGTGTGGCAGGATCTACTTCTGGATGGACAGCTGGACTCCCTCGCTG GAAAAAGTCTCCCTTCGCAGAAAGGAGTGGGCATCGCTGGGGCTGTGTGTGTTTCGGGCAAGCTGCCACCACGAGGCCGGCACCGCTTAGAGTTCTCACTGGCTTGGGACATGCCCAGAATCATGTTTGGAGCAAAGGGCCAGGTCTACTACAG GCGGTACACAAGGTTCTTTGGCCCAGACGGTGATGCAGCACCCGCCCTCAGCCACTATGCCCTGAGGCACTATGCCGACTGGGAAGAGAAGATCTCGGCTTGGCAGAGCCCGGTATTGGAGGACAG aTCCTTGCCTGCCTGGTACAAATCTGCACTGTTCAATGAACTTTACTTCCTGGCTGACGGGGGCACAGTATGGCTGGAAGTTCCTGAAGACTCCCTgccagaggagctggtgggcagcATGGGCCAGCTCCGCCCCCTCCTGCAGGAGTACGGCCGGTTTGCCTACCTTGAAG GCCAGGAATACCGCATGTATAACACATACGATGTCCACTTTTATGCTTCCTTCGCCCTCATCATGCTCTGGCCCAAACTTGAGCTCAGCCTTCAGTATGACATGG CTCTGGCCACTCTCAGGGAGGACCTGACACAGCGGCGGTTCCTGATGAGTGGGGTAACAGCGCCTGTGAAGAGGAGGAACGTCATCCCCCATGATGTTGGGGACCCAG atgACGAGCCATGGCTCCGGGTCAATGCGTACGAGATCCACGATACTGGAGACTGGAAGGACCTGAACCTGAAGTTTGTGCTGCAGGTCTATCGGGACTATTACCTGACGGGTGACCAATGTTTCTTGAGGGACATGTGGCCTGTGTGTCTG GCCGTGATGGAGTCTGAAATGAAGTTTGACAAGGACCACGATGGACTCATCGAGAATGGAGGCTATGCAGACCAAACCTATGATGGATGGGTCACCACAGGCCCCAG TGCTTACTGCGGAGGACTGTGGCTGGCGGCCGTGGCTGTGATGGTCCAGATGGCTGCTCTGTGTGGGGCACAGGAGGCCCAGAATAAGTTTTCTTCCATCCTTAGCCGGGGCCAGGAAGCCTATGATCGGCTGCTGTGGAATG GCCGCTACTACAACTACGACTGCAGCTCTCAGCCTCAGTCCTGTAGCATCATGTCTGACCAGTGTGCTGGCCAGTGGTTCCTAAGGGCCAGTGGCCTAGGAGAAGGAGACAGTGAG GTCTTTCCTACCCAACAGGTGGTCCGTGCTCTCCAAACGATCTTTGAGTTCAATGTCCAGGCCTTTGCAGGAGGGGCCATGGGGGCTGTGAATGGCATGCAGCCCTGTGGTGTTCCCGACACATCCAGCGTCCAGTCTGATGAAGTCTGGGTGGGCGTGGTCTACGGGCTGGCAGCCACCATGATCCAAGAG GGCCTGACTCGGGAGGGCTTCCGGACAGCTGAAGGCTGCTATCGTACTGTGTGGGAGCGCCTGGGCCTGGCCTTCCAGACTCCTGAGGCGTACTGCCAGCGGCGGGTGTTCCGCTCACTGGCCTACATGCGGCCACTGAGCATCTGGGCCATGCAGCTggccctgcagcagcagcagcaacataaaaaGGCCTCTGGGCCAATATCCAAACGGGGCACAGGACTATGCACCAGGCCCAAACGTGGACCAAAGGAAGCCATGGCAAACCCAAGCCCAGAGTGA
- the GBA2 gene encoding non-lysosomal glucosylceramidase isoform X2, which produces MGTGVPASEQTSCAKGDPQASCPENGTEAVQVTDCPIPEDSPPQHEQGYSSAEDSGQLMASYEGKAKGYQVPPFGWRICLAHEFAEKRKPFNANDISLSNLIKHLGMGLRYLQWWYRKTQVEKKKPFIDLINSVPLRQIYGCPLGGIGGGTITRGWRGQFCRWQLNPGMYQHQTVIANQFTVCLRRRGQTVYQQVLSVERPSVLCSWNWGLCGYFAFYHALYPRAWTVYQLPGQNVTLTCRQITPILPHDYQDSSLPVGVFVWDVENEGDEALEVSIMFSMRNGLGGEDDAPGGLWNEPFCLEHDGETVQGLLLHHPTPPNPYTMAVAARLSADTTVTHLTAFDPDSAGQQVWQDLLLDGQLDSLAGKSLPSQKGVGIAGAVCVSGKLPPRGRHRLEFSLAWDMPRIMFGAKGQVYYRRYTRFFGPDGDAAPALSHYALRHYADWEEKISAWQSPVLEDRSLPAWYKSALFNELYFLADGGTVWLEVPEDSLPEELVGSMGQLRPLLQEYGRFAYLEGQEYRMYNTYDVHFYASFALIMLWPKLELSLQYDMALATLREDLTQRRFLMSGVTAPVKRRNVIPHDVGDPDDEPWLRVNAYEIHDTGDWKDLNLKFVLQAVMESEMKFDKDHDGLIENGGYADQTYDGWVTTGPSAYCGGLWLAAVAVMVQMAALCGAQEAQNKFSSILSRGQEAYDRLLWNGRYYNYDCSSQPQSCSIMSDQCAGQWFLRASGLGEGDSEVFPTQQVVRALQTIFEFNVQAFAGGAMGAVNGMQPCGVPDTSSVQSDEVWVGVVYGLAATMIQEGLTREGFRTAEGCYRTVWERLGLAFQTPEAYCQRRVFRSLAYMRPLSIWAMQLALQQQQQHKKASGPISKRGTGLCTRPKRGPKEAMANPSPE; this is translated from the exons ATGGGAACCGGAGTCCCAGCCTCGGAGCAGACCAGCTGTGCCAAAGGGGATCCACAGGCTTCTTGCCCTGAAAATGGCACGGAGGCTGTGCAGGTTACAGACTGTCCAATCCCTGAGGACAGTCCACCCCAGCATGAACAGGGTTACAGCAGTGCGGAGGACTCCGGGCAGCTGATGGCTTCCTACGAGGGGAAAGCTAAGGGCTACCAGGTGCCTCCCTTTGGCTGGCGCATCTGCCTGGCTCACGAGTTTGCAGAGAAGAGGAAACCCTTTAATGCCAATGACATCTCGCTGAGCAACCTGATAAAGCACTTGGGCATGGGCTTGAG GTACTTGCAGTGGTGGTACCGTAAGACCCAGGTGGAAAAGAAGAAACCTTTCATCGACCTCATCAACTCTGTGCCCCTGAGACAGATCTACG GTTGTCCCTTGGGTGGCATTGGGGGAGGCACTATCACCAGAGGCTGGAGAGGCCAGTTCTGTCGTTGGCAGCTTAATCCTGGAATGTACCAGCACCAGACAGTCATCGCTAACCAA TTCACAGTGTGTTTGCGCCGGAGAGGACAGACGGTGTACCAGCAAGTCCTGTCGGTGGAGCGCCCGAGTGTCCTGTGCAGCTGGAACTGGGGTCTATGTGGGTACTTTGCATTCTACCACGCCCTCTATCCCAGAGCCTGGACTGTCTATCAGCTTCCTGGCCAGAACGTCACCCTCACCTGCCGCCAGATCACACCCATCTTACCCCATGACTACCAG GACAGCAGCCTGCCTGTAGGAGTCTTTGTGTGGGATGTGGAAAATGAAGGGGATGAAGCCCTGGAAGTGTCCATCATGTTCTCTATGCGGAACGGACTTGGTGGTGAAGACGACGCCCCCGGGGGGTTGTGGAATGAGCCCTTCTGTCTGGAGCATGATGGGGAGACTGTTCAGGGGCTGCTGCTGCATCATCCAACCCCCCCGAATCCCTACACCATGGCTGTGGCTGCGCGACTCTCG GCAGACACAACGGTAACCCACCTTACAGCCTTTGACCCTGACAGCGCCGGGCAGCAGGTGTGGCAGGATCTACTTCTGGATGGACAGCTGGACTCCCTCGCTG GAAAAAGTCTCCCTTCGCAGAAAGGAGTGGGCATCGCTGGGGCTGTGTGTGTTTCGGGCAAGCTGCCACCACGAGGCCGGCACCGCTTAGAGTTCTCACTGGCTTGGGACATGCCCAGAATCATGTTTGGAGCAAAGGGCCAGGTCTACTACAG GCGGTACACAAGGTTCTTTGGCCCAGACGGTGATGCAGCACCCGCCCTCAGCCACTATGCCCTGAGGCACTATGCCGACTGGGAAGAGAAGATCTCGGCTTGGCAGAGCCCGGTATTGGAGGACAG aTCCTTGCCTGCCTGGTACAAATCTGCACTGTTCAATGAACTTTACTTCCTGGCTGACGGGGGCACAGTATGGCTGGAAGTTCCTGAAGACTCCCTgccagaggagctggtgggcagcATGGGCCAGCTCCGCCCCCTCCTGCAGGAGTACGGCCGGTTTGCCTACCTTGAAG GCCAGGAATACCGCATGTATAACACATACGATGTCCACTTTTATGCTTCCTTCGCCCTCATCATGCTCTGGCCCAAACTTGAGCTCAGCCTTCAGTATGACATGG CTCTGGCCACTCTCAGGGAGGACCTGACACAGCGGCGGTTCCTGATGAGTGGGGTAACAGCGCCTGTGAAGAGGAGGAACGTCATCCCCCATGATGTTGGGGACCCAG atgACGAGCCATGGCTCCGGGTCAATGCGTACGAGATCCACGATACTGGAGACTGGAAGGACCTGAACCTGAAGTTTGTGCTGCAG GCCGTGATGGAGTCTGAAATGAAGTTTGACAAGGACCACGATGGACTCATCGAGAATGGAGGCTATGCAGACCAAACCTATGATGGATGGGTCACCACAGGCCCCAG TGCTTACTGCGGAGGACTGTGGCTGGCGGCCGTGGCTGTGATGGTCCAGATGGCTGCTCTGTGTGGGGCACAGGAGGCCCAGAATAAGTTTTCTTCCATCCTTAGCCGGGGCCAGGAAGCCTATGATCGGCTGCTGTGGAATG GCCGCTACTACAACTACGACTGCAGCTCTCAGCCTCAGTCCTGTAGCATCATGTCTGACCAGTGTGCTGGCCAGTGGTTCCTAAGGGCCAGTGGCCTAGGAGAAGGAGACAGTGAG GTCTTTCCTACCCAACAGGTGGTCCGTGCTCTCCAAACGATCTTTGAGTTCAATGTCCAGGCCTTTGCAGGAGGGGCCATGGGGGCTGTGAATGGCATGCAGCCCTGTGGTGTTCCCGACACATCCAGCGTCCAGTCTGATGAAGTCTGGGTGGGCGTGGTCTACGGGCTGGCAGCCACCATGATCCAAGAG GGCCTGACTCGGGAGGGCTTCCGGACAGCTGAAGGCTGCTATCGTACTGTGTGGGAGCGCCTGGGCCTGGCCTTCCAGACTCCTGAGGCGTACTGCCAGCGGCGGGTGTTCCGCTCACTGGCCTACATGCGGCCACTGAGCATCTGGGCCATGCAGCTggccctgcagcagcagcagcaacataaaaaGGCCTCTGGGCCAATATCCAAACGGGGCACAGGACTATGCACCAGGCCCAAACGTGGACCAAAGGAAGCCATGGCAAACCCAAGCCCAGAGTGA
- the GBA2 gene encoding non-lysosomal glucosylceramidase isoform X3 → MGTGVPASEQTSCAKGDPQASCPENGTEAVQVTDCPIPEDSPPQHEQGYSSAEDSGQLMASYEGKAKGYQVPPFGWRICLAHEFAEKRKPFNANDISLSNLIKHLGMGLRYLQWWYRKTQVEKKKPFIDLINSVPLRQIYGCPLGGIGGGTITRGWRGQFCRWQLNPGMYQHQTVIANQFTVCLRRRGQTVYQQVLSVERPSVLCSWNWGLCGYFAFYHALYPRAWTVYQLPGQNVTLTCRQITPILPHDYQADTTVTHLTAFDPDSAGQQVWQDLLLDGQLDSLAGKSLPSQKGVGIAGAVCVSGKLPPRGRHRLEFSLAWDMPRIMFGAKGQVYYRRYTRFFGPDGDAAPALSHYALRHYADWEEKISAWQSPVLEDRSLPAWYKSALFNELYFLADGGTVWLEVPEDSLPEELVGSMGQLRPLLQEYGRFAYLEGQEYRMYNTYDVHFYASFALIMLWPKLELSLQYDMALATLREDLTQRRFLMSGVTAPVKRRNVIPHDVGDPDDEPWLRVNAYEIHDTGDWKDLNLKFVLQVYRDYYLTGDQCFLRDMWPVCLAVMESEMKFDKDHDGLIENGGYADQTYDGWVTTGPSAYCGGLWLAAVAVMVQMAALCGAQEAQNKFSSILSRGQEAYDRLLWNGRYYNYDCSSQPQSCSIMSDQCAGQWFLRASGLGEGDSEVFPTQQVVRALQTIFEFNVQAFAGGAMGAVNGMQPCGVPDTSSVQSDEVWVGVVYGLAATMIQEGLTREGFRTAEGCYRTVWERLGLAFQTPEAYCQRRVFRSLAYMRPLSIWAMQLALQQQQQHKKASGPISKRGTGLCTRPKRGPKEAMANPSPE, encoded by the exons ATGGGAACCGGAGTCCCAGCCTCGGAGCAGACCAGCTGTGCCAAAGGGGATCCACAGGCTTCTTGCCCTGAAAATGGCACGGAGGCTGTGCAGGTTACAGACTGTCCAATCCCTGAGGACAGTCCACCCCAGCATGAACAGGGTTACAGCAGTGCGGAGGACTCCGGGCAGCTGATGGCTTCCTACGAGGGGAAAGCTAAGGGCTACCAGGTGCCTCCCTTTGGCTGGCGCATCTGCCTGGCTCACGAGTTTGCAGAGAAGAGGAAACCCTTTAATGCCAATGACATCTCGCTGAGCAACCTGATAAAGCACTTGGGCATGGGCTTGAG GTACTTGCAGTGGTGGTACCGTAAGACCCAGGTGGAAAAGAAGAAACCTTTCATCGACCTCATCAACTCTGTGCCCCTGAGACAGATCTACG GTTGTCCCTTGGGTGGCATTGGGGGAGGCACTATCACCAGAGGCTGGAGAGGCCAGTTCTGTCGTTGGCAGCTTAATCCTGGAATGTACCAGCACCAGACAGTCATCGCTAACCAA TTCACAGTGTGTTTGCGCCGGAGAGGACAGACGGTGTACCAGCAAGTCCTGTCGGTGGAGCGCCCGAGTGTCCTGTGCAGCTGGAACTGGGGTCTATGTGGGTACTTTGCATTCTACCACGCCCTCTATCCCAGAGCCTGGACTGTCTATCAGCTTCCTGGCCAGAACGTCACCCTCACCTGCCGCCAGATCACACCCATCTTACCCCATGACTACCAG GCAGACACAACGGTAACCCACCTTACAGCCTTTGACCCTGACAGCGCCGGGCAGCAGGTGTGGCAGGATCTACTTCTGGATGGACAGCTGGACTCCCTCGCTG GAAAAAGTCTCCCTTCGCAGAAAGGAGTGGGCATCGCTGGGGCTGTGTGTGTTTCGGGCAAGCTGCCACCACGAGGCCGGCACCGCTTAGAGTTCTCACTGGCTTGGGACATGCCCAGAATCATGTTTGGAGCAAAGGGCCAGGTCTACTACAG GCGGTACACAAGGTTCTTTGGCCCAGACGGTGATGCAGCACCCGCCCTCAGCCACTATGCCCTGAGGCACTATGCCGACTGGGAAGAGAAGATCTCGGCTTGGCAGAGCCCGGTATTGGAGGACAG aTCCTTGCCTGCCTGGTACAAATCTGCACTGTTCAATGAACTTTACTTCCTGGCTGACGGGGGCACAGTATGGCTGGAAGTTCCTGAAGACTCCCTgccagaggagctggtgggcagcATGGGCCAGCTCCGCCCCCTCCTGCAGGAGTACGGCCGGTTTGCCTACCTTGAAG GCCAGGAATACCGCATGTATAACACATACGATGTCCACTTTTATGCTTCCTTCGCCCTCATCATGCTCTGGCCCAAACTTGAGCTCAGCCTTCAGTATGACATGG CTCTGGCCACTCTCAGGGAGGACCTGACACAGCGGCGGTTCCTGATGAGTGGGGTAACAGCGCCTGTGAAGAGGAGGAACGTCATCCCCCATGATGTTGGGGACCCAG atgACGAGCCATGGCTCCGGGTCAATGCGTACGAGATCCACGATACTGGAGACTGGAAGGACCTGAACCTGAAGTTTGTGCTGCAGGTCTATCGGGACTATTACCTGACGGGTGACCAATGTTTCTTGAGGGACATGTGGCCTGTGTGTCTG GCCGTGATGGAGTCTGAAATGAAGTTTGACAAGGACCACGATGGACTCATCGAGAATGGAGGCTATGCAGACCAAACCTATGATGGATGGGTCACCACAGGCCCCAG TGCTTACTGCGGAGGACTGTGGCTGGCGGCCGTGGCTGTGATGGTCCAGATGGCTGCTCTGTGTGGGGCACAGGAGGCCCAGAATAAGTTTTCTTCCATCCTTAGCCGGGGCCAGGAAGCCTATGATCGGCTGCTGTGGAATG GCCGCTACTACAACTACGACTGCAGCTCTCAGCCTCAGTCCTGTAGCATCATGTCTGACCAGTGTGCTGGCCAGTGGTTCCTAAGGGCCAGTGGCCTAGGAGAAGGAGACAGTGAG GTCTTTCCTACCCAACAGGTGGTCCGTGCTCTCCAAACGATCTTTGAGTTCAATGTCCAGGCCTTTGCAGGAGGGGCCATGGGGGCTGTGAATGGCATGCAGCCCTGTGGTGTTCCCGACACATCCAGCGTCCAGTCTGATGAAGTCTGGGTGGGCGTGGTCTACGGGCTGGCAGCCACCATGATCCAAGAG GGCCTGACTCGGGAGGGCTTCCGGACAGCTGAAGGCTGCTATCGTACTGTGTGGGAGCGCCTGGGCCTGGCCTTCCAGACTCCTGAGGCGTACTGCCAGCGGCGGGTGTTCCGCTCACTGGCCTACATGCGGCCACTGAGCATCTGGGCCATGCAGCTggccctgcagcagcagcagcaacataaaaaGGCCTCTGGGCCAATATCCAAACGGGGCACAGGACTATGCACCAGGCCCAAACGTGGACCAAAGGAAGCCATGGCAAACCCAAGCCCAGAGTGA